The Saccharothrix variisporea genome has a segment encoding these proteins:
- a CDS encoding MDR family MFS transporter, translated as MAGTTDARPEPTGVAVRAVLVGLLTGVFMSALDGMIMATALRTVADSLHGLTAQAWVTTAYLMTMTISAPLYGKLSDIFGRKRLYLVAIALFVLGSLLCALAQGIHQLAVCRGVQGLGAGGLASLALAAIADMFPPRQRIRYQANIGILYGVASVAGPVVGGLLAGADTILGVPGWRWIFLVNLPIGLVALLVVGRLYTDRSTRAGRRVDHWGAAALIACLVPLLLVAEQGREWGWSSGRALAAYAAGLAGLVAFLLVERRLGDDALLPPRLFRARGFTRVNVINFLGGVGAFTATAFIPLYLQVVKGMSPTTAGLLLLPQSLATTVGAKLCGPIMARTGRYKVLLAPGLAIMSASYFALAAVGVDTPLWITAGLVVVMGLGFGMFMQTVLTALQNSVPPENMGVASGLYGFARQIGGIAGTAVFLSLLFNLAAGRIVAAASAPEAARVLADSAVAADPANRAVAEGLRAGTAGIDLDDTSGLAALDPRLARPILEGLSGAMSTVFLIIACLVAAAAAFALTIAEHKRDPATAPRPPRRRARRTPIGDLVE; from the coding sequence ATGGCGGGAACGACCGACGCGCGGCCCGAGCCGACCGGGGTCGCCGTGCGGGCCGTGCTGGTCGGCCTGCTGACCGGCGTCTTCATGTCGGCGCTGGACGGCATGATCATGGCCACCGCGCTGCGCACGGTCGCGGACTCCCTGCACGGCCTCACCGCGCAGGCCTGGGTCACGACCGCGTACCTGATGACGATGACCATCTCGGCCCCGCTGTACGGCAAGCTCTCCGACATCTTCGGCCGCAAGCGGCTCTACCTGGTCGCGATCGCGTTGTTCGTGCTCGGGTCGCTGCTGTGCGCCCTCGCGCAGGGCATCCACCAGCTCGCGGTGTGCCGCGGCGTGCAGGGCCTGGGCGCGGGCGGCCTGGCGTCGCTGGCGCTGGCCGCGATCGCCGACATGTTTCCGCCGCGGCAGCGCATCCGCTACCAGGCCAACATCGGCATCCTCTACGGCGTGGCCAGCGTCGCGGGCCCGGTGGTGGGCGGCCTGCTCGCCGGCGCGGACACGATCCTGGGCGTCCCCGGCTGGCGCTGGATCTTCCTGGTCAACCTGCCCATCGGGCTGGTCGCGCTGCTGGTCGTCGGCAGGCTCTACACCGACCGGTCCACCCGCGCCGGGCGCCGCGTCGACCACTGGGGCGCGGCCGCGCTGATCGCCTGCCTGGTGCCGCTGCTGCTGGTCGCCGAGCAGGGCCGGGAGTGGGGCTGGTCCTCGGGTCGGGCGCTGGCCGCCTACGCGGCGGGCCTCGCCGGGCTGGTGGCGTTCCTGCTGGTCGAGCGGCGCCTGGGCGACGACGCCCTGCTGCCGCCGCGGCTGTTCCGGGCCCGCGGGTTCACCCGGGTCAACGTGATCAACTTCCTCGGCGGCGTCGGCGCGTTCACCGCGACCGCGTTCATCCCGCTGTACCTCCAGGTCGTGAAGGGGATGTCGCCCACGACCGCGGGCCTGCTGCTGCTCCCGCAGTCCCTCGCGACCACCGTCGGGGCGAAGCTGTGCGGCCCGATCATGGCGCGCACCGGGCGCTACAAGGTCCTGCTGGCGCCCGGACTGGCGATCATGAGCGCGTCCTACTTCGCGCTCGCCGCGGTCGGCGTCGACACGCCGCTGTGGATCACGGCCGGGCTGGTCGTCGTGATGGGCCTCGGGTTCGGCATGTTCATGCAGACCGTGCTCACCGCGCTGCAGAACAGCGTGCCGCCGGAGAACATGGGCGTGGCCAGCGGCCTGTACGGCTTCGCCCGCCAGATCGGTGGCATCGCGGGCACCGCGGTGTTCCTGTCCCTGTTGTTCAACCTGGCCGCCGGCCGCATCGTCGCGGCGGCGTCGGCGCCGGAGGCCGCGCGGGTGCTCGCCGACTCGGCGGTGGCGGCCGATCCGGCGAACCGGGCCGTGGCCGAGGGGCTGCGCGCGGGCACGGCGGGCATCGACCTCGACGACACCTCCGGGTTGGCCGCGCTCGACCCCCGGCTCGCCCGGCCGATCCTGGAGGGCCTGTCCGGCGCGATGAGCACCGTGTTCCTGATCATCGCCTGCCTGGTCGCCGCCGCGGCGGCGTTCGCCCTGACCATCGCCGAGCACAAGCGCGACCCCGCCACCGCGCCCAGACCACCGCGCCGACGAGCGCGGAGAACACCGATCGGAGATCTTGTCGAATGA
- the soxR gene encoding redox-sensitive transcriptional activator SoxR produces MGDLPWDAKEITIGQLSERSGVPLSALRFYEAKGLISSRRTVGNQRRYARDTLRRVTFIRYAQRVGISLGMIRDALAELPDGRTPTRGDWARLSRSWRDELETRILHMQRLKDNLTECIGCGCLSISRCRLGNTRDELGQRGPGPHRLYDGDFPS; encoded by the coding sequence GTGGGCGACTTACCCTGGGACGCGAAGGAAATCACCATCGGCCAGCTCTCCGAGCGCAGCGGCGTGCCGCTGTCGGCGTTGCGGTTCTACGAGGCCAAGGGGCTCATCAGCAGCAGGCGCACGGTGGGCAACCAGCGGCGCTACGCCCGCGACACGCTGCGCCGGGTGACGTTCATCCGGTACGCCCAGCGGGTCGGCATCTCGCTGGGCATGATCCGGGACGCGCTGGCCGAACTGCCCGACGGGCGCACACCCACCCGGGGCGACTGGGCGCGGCTGTCGCGGTCGTGGCGCGACGAGCTGGAGACGCGGATCCTGCACATGCAGCGGCTGAAGGACAACCTCACCGAGTGCATCGGCTGCGGCTGCCTGTCGATCAGCCGGTGCCGGCTCGGCAACACCCGCGACGAGCTGGGGCAGCGCGGCCCCGGTCCGCACCGCCTGTACGACGGCGACTTCCCCTCCTGA